GCTCTGAAAGGGGTTTCAAGGAAtagtgtccctgccttcctgagctagttttccaccacatatCTTAACAATCGTGGTAGGGGCCTTGGTCTCGGGATAATTCATATCTCGAAATTGAGGTTTGGGGTAAGTaagggcatgctccctgtagaaaatgcagttccaaaaaagcctcatgatagaaagggagaatgggcaccagccagccagccagcccaaaggttggtgtgggctgcacctgcctaccttggttgctatggcattgaggtagattgggccacccctgttaacggggacaaaacccggattaaaacacttgatatatatatatatatatatatatatatatatatatatatatatatatatatatatatatatatatatatatacacattcaatgagcttctttcagtttccatccaccaaatccactcacaagactttagttggcttaaggcaatagtagaagacaccctgGGTGCCCtgttgtgagactgaacccaagacaacatagttagaaagcaaacttcttacccacagATCCAAATTGGGACTCCAGGGGTGGGGATATTTGCTAAGGAGGAGGAAGTCACCAACAGAACAGAAATTGCTGAATTCATCCATGTTGTcgttgagaaagaaagaaaatgaaagagacaatttgggagaaagaaagtgaatgaaggagagagaaatgagtgaaagtgaatgagaaagagagtgagtgagcagAAAATACCTTGACATTCCTTTGAACTTGAAAGACTTGTGTTGCCTCCATTTTTGACAGTTATCTCTGTTTCTTCAGCTGGTGGATCACAGACATTTATGGAGAGACATTCCTTTGCAGGTGATGAAGCATCCTTTTGGACAAAAGATTCCTCATCTTCAGGAAAGGATTTCATACCTCGCTTAGTGATTATTCTGACATTGTTGTTAGAATTAGAGGATGCAGGAGACACTTCAGAAGTCTTTGCAGTGGTCACCTCCTTCTCTGAGACTATCACTTCTTGATGGTCACCGTCTTCAGAGTCAGCAGCACTAGTGTCGGCTAGTGACTTCATTCCACGTTTACTGATGACTCTTTGCACATATGAAACCCTTCaacacaaaatgaaaccattattaatgaactgttttctatatttattttgtttatagaagCAGAATTCAAAGAATAAGACAAAATCctgatttcaaagaaatacaactTTGAGATTTTTTgcctaagcaatatatatatatatatatatatatagccatctggttcaccagtcctcagtcaaaccgtccaacccatgctagcatggaaagcggacgttaaacaatgatgatgacgataatgatatatataaatattctgcctatgtgtctgtgcacacctttgaatgcaatgtatcccagaaggtttgcaaatcaaaagacattttaagatccacaaagatccgAACTTATCcacagctcttggtggtccaaatcggatatgcaatttatgtgggtgtcttttcaaaacattgtctcgTTTAAAAACCCACATCAGATGCCAtaatggttctaaggtgtaggcacaggaggtggtcaaactctccataaggagtagacaaccaccatgatTGAGCACTAGCCTCTAAagcatttttttattctctctctttattttctgtgttcctttctgctgaagagcacaggctcaaaacataaaagactttctcacattctcgagcgttaaactaatgcacctgtttgttatttatatatctgtctttgtcttttgtttttctataaattccaactacatatatatatatatatatatatatatatataaaatacaaaaatgagacaaaaacacaaaacatccagacagttaggtgacacaagaaagggacaacacatccagatagacgatacaaagaaaacaaggacaggtcattcggagttttcttactcagtcgaattccagattatcgttgcaattttggctggttatactcaagattgctctaatctggccagccccaaagtaaaaataagctaagagcactagattcctgggaagaaagcagcaaatatatatgaaaacaaggacagaaaaaaacggagaaatggtacacaaatacaaataacaggacattaacaacgggtgtctttcgactaaggacaaattaaattaagctggcgtgtgtggaagttaTGGCGGGGACATAAAATatgacaggcacagggaggaatatggATGTTGCACAGATGGTAGTCAAACCAAATTAGTGTGTGcttcgtgtgcatatgtatgtgtatatgcatacacatacaatatattctgttttatcCAAGAGCTTAAAGATAAGAAGAAATACTTACTCTTCAGAAGCATTTGAACAAGAATCTGACATTGACTCAACAGGAAATGATAATCTGCAAATAAAAGGCTCTCGTTTaataaccaaataaaaaaaatacaaatcaaaatacACCCCCATATCCCCCGCCCCCAGtcctatagaaatatatttcataaaaaaaaaacatcctaacTGACAGATTATGAAGTGGGAAgagttttttatcttttttgttttaatacacCTTCTCAGTGAAACAATGCCTGTACTAACATTTTACAACTCTCCCTCTCCACCCACCACTCCATATCAATATCCTCTTCATTTTAAGGCTTTGTTTttctataacaatatatattatttcattcttgaaTAGCTCGACCCCTAAAATACTCTTCTTGCTATAGTCTTTAATAAACAACCCAGAAATTAGGACAAAACATTGAAGTAAATCACCAACATTATCAGCATTTAATAGCCTTTTTCCCATGCTTGTATGATTTGGATGGTTTAAAAGGAACCAACAAGCCAGATGACGGTGCCTAGCTCCtactttggcctggtttctatggctggctgcccttcATAACAATAATCCCTTTACAAAGTGTACCTAGTGCATTTTTCATGACACGAGCACGAGTGATGTTTTGCAAATACCTAAAAGACAAGATCCCCTCAACCGAATGGGAAATAGTATCGAAGGAGATGAaattatgatagagggacagaaacgggccttaatattatttgtttctaacataagcacatgCCATGAAATTTCAAGGAAGGATTTTATGATAATAGCATTTGTTTTTAAGCTTACCTTTTCCTGGCAGGGAaatttgtgagagaaagaggagacacACTATTCctggcatcattatcatcatctgctgcaggttttacagccactattttctgaaataaacaaaaataatatttaaataaatatttcacataataATCCTCaacataataaatattcttttctactctaggcacaaggaccaaaattttgggggaggggccagtcgattagattgtcCCCAGTaggcaactagtacttaatctagtgaccctgaaaggatgaaagacaacatcAACCTTGGAGGactttgaacacaaaacgtacagatagacaaaataccgctaagcatttcgcctggcatgctaacatatCTGCCTGCTTGTCGCCTTAACATAATAGATATCAACATAATAATCctgttgcaattttttttttttatgacttgaCCATAGGAAGAAAGGAGAGCATCCGTGACCCCTTCTCATCTGatgggagaaaaagaagaaattatgctCAGAGGAAATTCTGTTAAAAGTACTTAAGGATCAGGTGGTGATAGGCAACAGATTGAGTTTATCACAAAAGAGCAGGAACTCATGGACTTCCACAGTTTGTCTGCACTCACGTAGCAAAGGTTGTGGTGGAAGGTTGGCAAAGAAAATTCTGGTACCTCCACCATAACTACTAAAAGCCATGATGAACCATTTTCACTCACAAACCTTTAGtcagtctggagctatagtagagggTATTTACCTGAGtttccacatagtgggactgaacccaagaccatatggttgggaagcaagattcttcaccacacagctacatgggaaaatatcatcaccatttaacgtccgatttccatgctggcatgggttggacattttgactgaaaactggtaagctggggagctgcaccaggttccaatctgatttggcagggtttctacagctggatgcccttcctaactccaaccactccaagagtgtagtaagTGCTTTCTACAtgttactggcatgggtgccagttgcataaCATCgacatcggccatgactacgatttcacttggtttgacaggtcttctcaagcatagtacatcatcaaaggtctcagtcactggctctgtgaggcccaatgttcgaacagtgctttttacgtaccaccagcatgggtgccagttacacgacactggcaccagccacaactgcaatttcacttggcttgacgggtcttctcaagcacagcatattgcccaacgttccagttatgcgacactggcatcggccacgactatgatttcactcagcTTGAGAGGTCTTCCCAAGCAAGGCACATCACCAAAGCTCTCATGGGAAGTATTTGAATGGCAAAATTGAAAAGATACTTACAACATTGTCAGTGTGGTTCGCAATTTCTACATCAGAGTCTgcaaaaaagtaacaaaataactTATAAATCAATTAACTTTTATGTGGTTATGTTCTTAATGAAGCAGACTGCGTTAGGAAAAGCTGTAGTAAGAAACTCACTTCAaagctacatggttccaggttcagtcctactgcagggaaccttgggtaagtatcttctactataaccttgggtcgaccaaagttGTGCGAGTGGTTTTGGCAgaaaaaaaagctgaaagaaacctgtcatatatatgcgtgtgtgtgtgtttgtcctcactgctgcttgacagccagtgtttggtgtgtttacattcctgtaactaagtggttcagtaaaagagttggatagaataagtatcaaaaacaaataagtactggggtcaattcactcGACTAAAGATTCTTCTGCCTTGAAGTGTGTGTACTGACCAAGTAGATCTGTAATCAAAGGTACAACCACCTTTATCACTTA
The sequence above is a segment of the Octopus bimaculoides isolate UCB-OBI-ISO-001 chromosome 13, ASM119413v2, whole genome shotgun sequence genome. Coding sequences within it:
- the LOC128249309 gene encoding uncharacterized protein LOC128249309, with the translated sequence MALSTAQIGINLGKAILEGKHIRIDEDGFENFDDYFTETDSDVEIANHTDNVKIVAVKPAADDDNDARNSVSPLSLTNFPARKRLSFPVESMSDSCSNASEEVSYVQRVISKRGMKSLADTSAADSEDGDHQEVIVSEKEVTTAKTSEVSPASSNSNNNVRIITKRGMKSFPEDEESFVQKDASSPAKECLSINVCDPPAEETEITVKNGGNTSLSSSKECQENEDDEENEDDLENDNINNNADVLPEAVSTRKKRKISVSESFSTSPEKSKESPRKVISAFGVHKPIVQTRYFDVFDTNLSLIDETEKTFQKSMKIVKKPESGGRSAEKNKGLSSYLFT